A stretch of the Vigna radiata var. radiata cultivar VC1973A chromosome 7, Vradiata_ver6, whole genome shotgun sequence genome encodes the following:
- the LOC106768181 gene encoding brefeldin A-inhibited guanine nucleotide-exchange protein 5 has protein sequence MAGGAAGGFVTRAFDSMLKECYGKKFPELQKAIQNYTDITKEAGQKKQSEVNQAAPSAESGSSNETDDGVATRTEADQSQKAEHASDDRPKTGNINVVLASAGNTLEGDDAEIVLNPLRLAFETKSLKILESALDCLHKLIAYDHLEGDPGLEGGKNVPLFTDILNMVCSCVDNSSPDSTILQVLKVLLTAVASTKFRVHGEPLLGVIRVCYNIALNSKSPVNQATSKAMLTQMISIIFRRMETDPVEAPSVSGGQTISKAASAENLNPKSDESSTGDSNEKEMSLGDALTQAKDASPTSLEEIQNLAGGADIKGLEAVLDKAVHTEDGKKITRGIDLESMGIVQRDALLVFRTLCKMGMKEDNDEVTTKTRILSLELLQGLLEGVSHSFTKNFHFIDSVKAYLSYALLRASVSQSPVIFQYATGIFLVLLLRFRESLKGEIGIFFPLIVLRPLDGLEFPVNQKLSVLRMLEKVCKDPQMLVDIFVNYDCDLEAPNLFERMVTTLSKIAQGTLNADPNSVVVSQTASIKGSSLQGLVSVLKSLVDWEQSHRDLEKLKINQQEGISAEDSSEIRVREDVTSDFEKAKAHKSTLEAAIAEFNRKPMKGVEYLISNKLVENTPASVAQFLKNTPSLDKATIGDYLGQHEEFPLAVMHAYVDSMKFSGLKFDTAIREFLKGFRLPGEAQKIDRIMEKFAERYCADNPGLFKNADTAYVLAYAVIMLNTDAHNPMVWPKMAKSDFVRMNARDDPDECAPRELLEEIYDSIVKEEIKMKDDTSLIGKSSRQKPDGEEGRLVSILNLALPKGKSSGDAKSESEAIIKKTQAIFRNKGVKRGVFYTAQQIELVRPMVEAVGWPLLATFSVTMEEGDNKPRVVLLMEGFKAGIHITFVLGMDTMRYAFLTSLVRFTFLHAPKEMRSKNVEALRTLLILCDSDMNALQDTWNAVLECVSRLEFITSTPSISATVMHGSNQISKDAVVQSLRELAGKPAEQVFMNSVKLPSDSVVEFFTALCGVSAEELKQTPARVFSLQKLVEISYYNMARIRMVWARIWTVLANHFISAGSHHDEKIAMYAIDSLRQLSIKYLERAELAKFSFQNDILKPFVVLMRNSPSESQRRLIVDCIVQMIKSKVGSIKSGWRSVFMIFTASADDELESIVESAFENVEQVILEHFDQVVGDCFMDCVNCLIRFANNKSSHRISLKAIALLRICEDRLAEGLIPGGALMPINANLESTLEVTEHYWFPMLAGLSDLTSDQRPEVRSCALEVLFDLLNERGSKFSTSFWESIFHRVLFPIFDHVRHAGKEGFTSTDDDWFRETSIHSLQLLCNLFNTFYKEVCFMLPPLLGLLLDCAKKTDQTVVSISLGALAHLIEVGGHQFSATDWDTLLKSIRDASYATQPLELLNALTFENLRNPGSLISDSEGNPGDSGAIRSVDNEVMADHQLNVNSNGKLSPLASSNTNADEVEDSVSQTNVDQSEGLPSPSGRTPKTADGGGFQRSQTLGQRIMGNVENLFLRNITKTKSHISDASQPSSPVKVADTVEPDTKNEESPFMATVRGKCITQLLLLGAIDGIQKKYWAKLKAQQKVSIMDILLSVLEFAASYNSSTNLRTRMHQIPDERPPINLLRQELAGTGIYLEILQKATTCFETKEAESDGFQDADSTEVNGSSIALDLDAEQKFERLAEEKLVSFCEQVLREASDLQSSTGEANNMDIHRVLELRAPIIVKVLQSMSFMNNMIFRRHLRELYPLLTKLVCCDQMDVRGALGDLFQAQLKPLLP, from the exons TATCACGAAAGAGGCCGGCCAGAAAAAGCAGAGCGAGGTCAATCAAGCTGCGCCCTCAGCTGAATCTGGCAG TTCGAACGAGACTGATGATGGAGTGGCAACTAGGACAGAAGCAGATCAGTCACAGAAGGCTGAGCATGCTTCAGACGACAGGCCTAAGACTGGAAACATTAATGTTGTCCTGGCTAGTGCCGGGAATACACTTGAAGGAGATGATGCAGAAATTGTTTTAAATCCACTTCGTCTTGCATTTGAGACTAAGAGCTTGAAAATCCTTGAATCAGCTTTGGATTGTCTTCAT AAACTTATTGCGTATGACCATTTGGAGGGAGATCCTGGGTTAGAGGGTGGTAAAAATGTCCCATTGTTTACAGACATTCTAAACATGGTTTGCAGTTGTGTTGACAATTCATCACCTGACAG TACCATTCTCCAAGTGCTGAAGGTTCTTCTGACTGCTGTGGCTTCTACAAAATTCAGAG TACATGGCGAACCTCTACTGGGAGTTATCAGAGTATGCTACAATATTGCTCTCAATAG CAAGAGCCCTGTAAACCAAGCAACATCAAAGGCAATGCTGACACAGATGATCAGCATCATTTTCAGAAGAATGGAAACTGATCCG GTTGAAGCTCCATCTGTTTCTGGGGGCCAAACAATATCAAAGGCAGCTTCAGCTGAGAATTTGAACCCAAAATCTGATGAATCTTCAACTGGAGACTCAAACGAAAAAGAAATGAGTTTAGGTGATGCACTTACTCAAGCCAAGGATGCATCTCCAACATCTCTTGAGGAAATTCAAAATCTTGCTGGGGGTGCTGAtatcaag GGCTTAGAAGCAGTACTGGATAAGGCTGTGCATACAGAAGATGGTAAAAAGATAACACG TGGGATTGATTTGGAGAGCATGGGCATAGTACAACGCGATGCTTTGCTGGTATTCCGCACTCTTTGCAAG ATGGGTATGAAGGAAGATAATGACGAAGTTACAACCAAGACAAGGATATTGTCTCTTGAGCTTCTTCAG GGTTTGTTGGAGGGAGTCAGCCATTCATTTACAAAGAACTTCCATTTTATTGATTCAGTGAAGGCATATCTTTCATATGCACTGTTACGAGCTTCAGTTTCACAATCCCCTGTCATATTTCAG TACGCAACTGGAATATTCTTGGTGCTGTTATTGCGATTCAGGGAGAGTCTCAAA GGGGAAATAGGGATCTTCTTTCCTTTGATTGTTCTTAGACCACTGGATGGTTTGGAATTTCCTGTCAACCAAAAACTCAGTGTTCTTCG GATGTTAGAGAAAGTATGTAAGGATCCACAGATGCTTGTTGACATCTTtgtgaattatgattgtgatcttgAGGCGCCAAACTTGTTTGAACGAATG GTTACTACTCTATCCAAAATAGCTCAAGGGACTCTAAATGCTGATCCAAATTCAGTTGTTGTTTCTCAGACAGCTTCAATTAAAGGCTCGTCACTTCAA GGTCTTGTGAGTGTGCTTAAATCTCTGGTGGATTGGGAGCAATCTCATAGGGATTTGGAAAAGTTAAAGATTAATCAGCAAGAAGGGATCTCAGCTGAAGATTCTTCTGAAATAAGAGTCAGGGAAGATGTGACTAGTGATTTTGAGAAGGCTAAGGCTCATAAATCCACGTTGGAGGCTGCAATTGCTGAG tTCAACAGAAAACCAATGAAGGGGGTGGAGTATCTAATATCAAACAAATTGGTGGAAAACACACCTGCTTCAGTTgctcaatttttgaaaaacactCCAAGTTTGGATAAG GCTACAATTGGTGACTATTTAGGTCAACATGAAGAGTTCCCCCTTGCCGTGATGCATGCCTATGTAGATTCAATGAAATTTTCTGGATTGAAATTTGATACTGCAATCAGGGAGTTTCTTAAAGGATTTCGACTTCCTGGGGAAGCTCAAAAGATAGATCGGATCATGGAAAAGTTTGCAGAGAG ATACTGTGCAGACAATCCAGGCCTTTTCAAAAATGCAGATACTGCATATGTGCTAGCTTATGCTGTTATTATGTTAAATACTGATGCTCATAATCCCATGGTGTGGCCCAAGATGGCCAAGTCAGACTTTGTTCGCATGAATGCTAGGGATGATCCAGATGAATGTGCTCCTAGAGAACTACTGGAAGAGATCTATGATTCTATTGTCAAAGAGGAgattaaaatgaaagatgacACATCTTTAATTGGAAAAAGCAGCAGACAGAAGCCTGATGGTGAAGAAGGACGGCTTGTCAGTATTCTTAATCTGGCACTCCCTAAAGGAAAGTCATCCGGTGATGCCAAGTCTGAAAGTGAGGCCATTATTAAGAAAACACAAGCTATATTCAGGAataaaggggtgaaaagaggaGTTTTCTACACTGCCCAGCAGATTGAACTTGTAAGGCCCATGGTTGAAGCTGTTGGGTGGCCTTTGCTTGCTACATTTTCTGTAACAATGGAGGAAGGCGATAACAAGCCTCGAGTTGTTTTGTTGATGGAGGGATTTAAAGCTGGCATACATATTACGTTTGTGCTTGGCATGGATACCATGCGATATGCATTTCTAACATCTCTCGTCAG GTTTACTTTCTTGCATGCCCCCAAGGAAATGCGTAGCAAAAATGTGGAAGCTTTGCGCACATTGTTGATCCTGTGTGATTCAGATATGAATGCTCTTCAAGACACATGGAATGCAGTTCTAGAATGTGTTTCTCGCCTTGAATTTATAACATCAACTCCTTCAATTTCTGCTACTGTTATGCATGGGTCAAATCAAATCTCCAAGGATGCTGTTGTTCAATCTCTGAGAGAATTAGCTGGGAAACCTGCTGAACAAGTTTTTATGAATAGTGTCAAACTACCTAGTGATTCAGTTGTGGAATTCTTCACTGCTCTTTGTGGTGTATCAGCTGAAGAGCTAAAACAAACTCCAGCTCGTGTCTTCAGCTTGCAGAAGCTTGTTGAAATTAGTTATTACAATATGGCTCGCATACGTATG GTCTGGGCTAGAATCTGGACTGTTCTAGCAAATCACTTCATATCAGCAGGGAGTCATCATGATGAGAAAATTGCTATGTATGCAATAGATTCTCTAAGACAGCTTAGTATAAAGTATTTGGAGCGTGCTGAACTGGCCaagttttcatttcaaaatgaTATTCTCAAACCATTTGTTGTTCTTATGCGAAATAGTCCAAGTGAATCCCAAAGGAGGCTAATTGTTGACTGCATCGTCCAG ATGATAAAATCTAAGGTTGGGAGCATAAAGTCTGGGTGGCGTAGTGTATTTATGATATTTACAGCTTCTGCAGATGATGAATTAGAATCAATTGTGGAGAGTGCATTTGAAAATGTTGAGCAGG TCATCTTAGAACACTTTGATCAAGTAGTAGGGGACTGTTTCATGGATTGCGTGAATTGTCTGATTAGATTTGCCAACAACAAAAGTTCACATCGCATTAGTTTGAAGGCTATTGCACTCCTGCGGATCTGTGAGGACCGTCTTGCAGAG GGCCTTATTCCTGGAGGTGCTTTAATGCCCATTAATGCTAATTTGGAATCGACTTTGGAAGTAACTGAGCATTATTGGTTCCCAATGCTGGCTGGTTTGTCTGATCTAACCTCAGACCAAAGGCCAGAGGTCAGAAGTTGTGCTCTTGAAGTCTTGTTTGatttattgaatgaaagagGTAGCAAGTTCTCCACATCATTTTGGGAGAGTATTTTTCATCGAGTTCTATTTCCAATTTTTGATCACGTGAGACATGCTGGAAAAGAGGGTTTTACTTCCACCGATGATGATTGGTTTCGTGAAACAAGCATACATTCGCTTCAGCTGCTATgcaaccttttcaacacattcTATAAG GAGGTTTGTTTTATGTTGCCTCCACTATTGGGTCTGCTGTTAGATTGTGCTAAAAAAACAGATCAAACAGTGGTCTCTATATCTCTTGGTGCTCTGGCGCATCTCATTGAAGTCGGGGGACACCAATTCAGTGCCACTGACTGGGATACTTTACTTAAAAGCATAag AGATGCTTCATATGCTACACAACCTTTAGAGCTGCTTAATGcattaacttttgaaaatctgAGAAACCCTGGAAGCCTTATTAGTGATTCTGAAGGCAACCCAGGGGACAGTGGTGCCATCAGGTCTGTTGACAATGAGGTAATGGCTGATCATCAACTTAATGTCAATAGTAATGGGAAATTATCCCCCTTGGCATCCTCAAATACAAATGCTGATGAAGTTGAAGATTCTGTATCACAAACCAACGTAGATCAGTCTGAAg GTCTTCCATCTCCATCAGGAAGAACTCCCAAAACTGCAGATGGGGGAGGTTTCCAGCGGAGTCAAACCTTGGGTCAACGGATTATGGGAAATGTGGAAAATCTCTTCCTTCGAAAtattacaaaaactaaaagCCATATATCTGATGCTTCTCAACCATCATCTCCAGTTAAG GTTGCTGATACTGTAGAGCCAGATACCAAGAATGAGGAGAGTCCTTTCATGGCAACTGTCAGGGGAAAGTGCATTACACAGTTATTACTTCTTGGTGCTATTGATGGTATTCAG AAGAAATATTGGGCTAAGTTAAAAGCACAGCAGAAGGTTTCTATAATGGATATTTTGCTGTCTGTGTTGGAGTTTGCTGCGTCATATAACTCATCCACCAATCTTAGAACTCGTATGCACCAAATTCCTGATGAAAG GCCTCCAATAAATCTTCTTCGTCAGGAGTTAGCTGGTACTGGCATATATCTCGAAATCTTACAAAAAGCAACTACTTGCTTCGAAACCAAAGAGGCAGAATCTGATGGATTTCAAGATGCAGACTCTACAGAAGTTAATGGCTCGAGTATTGCTCTAGATCTTGATGCAGAACAGAAGTTTGAAAGGTTAGCTGAGGAGAAGCTGGTCTCTTTCTGTGAACAAGTGCTCAGGGAGGCATCTGATCTCCAGTCAAGTACAGGAGAAGCCAATAACATGGATATTCATCGAGTCTTAGAACTGCGTGCTCCCATCATTGTTAAG GTGCTTCAAAGCATGAGTTTTATGAACAATATGATTTTTAGAAGACATCTAAGGGAATTATACCCTTTGCTAACAAAACTTGTTTGCTGTGACCAG